In a single window of the Bradyrhizobium erythrophlei genome:
- the ggt gene encoding gamma-glutamyltransferase, which produces MISFAAERRWIAAGIVLVVAWCGPCAAQEQRRGFYTPPSADAIHAVVAEHGMVVAQEKIAARIGADVLRRGGNAVDAAVATGFAMAVTYPRAGNIGGGGFMVIHSREHAEDVAIDYRETAPAATTPGMFLGADGKPDIAKSRDSALSIGVPGTVAGLTLALEKYGSGKFTLAALLQPAIDLARDGFVLTDDGADTLPDWHRRLARWPASAKIFSRPDGTSLREGDRLVQTDLAATLSAIAEQGPRGFYEGPVPEKLVKAIGDAGGIMTSDDLKSYQAVIRAPVRGSYRGYDIVSMPQPSSGGVVLLETLNILEGFPMHEMKQGSAPSLHLLIEAMKRAYADRARYLGDPAFISAPVATLISKDYAAKQRAGIDPDHATPWTDALSATPPHEGSNTTHFSVVDSMGNAVSNTYTLNFSYGVGLVADGTGVLLNNELDDFTAAPGASNAFGLVGFEANLPGPGKRPLSSMAPTIVLKDNKPVLVTGSPGGSRIISTVLQVIVNVLDYSMNVAAAVDAPRLHHQWLPDEVRIERGFADDTIAELKAKGHHVVEPLGQTSANSIAVTDYGLLGAPDPRSRGAEAAGQ; this is translated from the coding sequence ATGATCTCTTTTGCAGCCGAGCGGCGCTGGATAGCCGCGGGTATCGTGCTGGTTGTCGCATGGTGCGGGCCTTGCGCCGCGCAGGAGCAGCGCCGCGGCTTTTACACGCCGCCATCGGCCGACGCCATTCATGCCGTGGTCGCCGAACACGGCATGGTGGTCGCGCAGGAGAAAATCGCGGCGCGAATCGGTGCCGACGTGCTGCGCCGTGGCGGCAATGCGGTCGATGCCGCGGTGGCAACCGGATTCGCGATGGCGGTGACCTATCCGCGCGCCGGAAACATCGGCGGCGGCGGTTTCATGGTGATCCACTCGCGGGAGCATGCCGAAGATGTCGCGATCGATTATCGCGAAACCGCGCCGGCAGCGACCACGCCGGGGATGTTCCTCGGTGCTGACGGCAAACCCGACATCGCGAAGTCGCGCGACTCCGCGCTGAGCATCGGCGTTCCCGGCACCGTCGCGGGATTGACGCTGGCGCTGGAGAAATACGGCTCGGGTAAATTTACGCTCGCGGCGTTGCTGCAGCCGGCGATCGATCTGGCGCGCGACGGCTTCGTCCTCACCGACGACGGCGCCGATACGCTGCCGGACTGGCATCGGCGGCTGGCGCGCTGGCCAGCATCGGCAAAAATCTTTTCCCGCCCTGACGGCACCTCGTTGCGCGAGGGTGATCGGCTTGTCCAGACCGATCTGGCGGCGACGCTTTCGGCGATCGCCGAACAGGGGCCGCGCGGGTTCTACGAAGGCCCGGTCCCCGAAAAACTGGTGAAGGCGATCGGCGACGCCGGCGGCATCATGACATCGGACGATCTCAAATCCTATCAGGCCGTGATTCGGGCGCCGGTGCGCGGCAGCTATCGCGGCTACGACATCGTCTCGATGCCGCAGCCGTCATCGGGCGGCGTGGTGCTGCTGGAAACGCTGAACATCCTGGAAGGTTTTCCCATGCACGAGATGAAGCAGGGCTCGGCGCCCTCGCTGCATCTGCTGATCGAGGCGATGAAGCGCGCCTATGCCGACCGCGCCCGCTATCTCGGCGATCCCGCCTTCATCAGCGCCCCGGTGGCGACGCTGATTTCGAAGGACTACGCCGCGAAGCAGCGCGCCGGCATCGATCCCGATCATGCCACGCCGTGGACCGATGCGCTGTCGGCGACGCCGCCGCACGAAGGCAGCAACACCACGCATTTCTCGGTGGTGGATAGTATGGGAAATGCGGTCAGCAACACCTACACGCTGAATTTCAGCTACGGCGTCGGCCTGGTCGCCGACGGCACCGGCGTCCTGCTCAACAACGAACTCGACGATTTCACCGCCGCGCCCGGCGCCTCCAATGCCTTTGGCCTGGTCGGGTTCGAGGCCAACCTGCCCGGCCCCGGCAAGCGGCCGTTGTCGTCGATGGCGCCGACCATCGTGCTGAAAGACAACAAGCCGGTTCTGGTCACGGGATCGCCCGGCGGCAGCCGCATCATCTCCACGGTGCTGCAGGTGATCGTCAATGTGCTCGACTACAGCATGAATGTCGCGGCCGCGGTCGATGCGCCGCGGCTGCACCATCAATGGTTGCCGGATGAAGTGCGGATCGAGCGCGGCTTTGCCGACGACACCATCGCCGAACTGAAGGCCAAGGGCCATCACGTGGTCGAGCCGCTGGGCCAGACCTCGGCCAATTCGATCGCGGTGACCGACTACGGATTGCTCGGCGCTCCCGATCCGCGTAGCCGTGGCGCGGAAGCGGCAGGGCAATAG
- a CDS encoding MFS transporter, which translates to MAVIASDAGIAGMHQNYPPRSAVISWIFFDWAAQPYFTLITTFVFAPYFATHVASDPASGQSLWGFATAASGLTIALLSPVLGAIADASGRRKPWIAAFGALLVIGSCLMWFGRPGDTSVIPALLLAYGIATVGVEFATVFNNAMMPTLVPPDRIGRLSGTGWATGYVGGILSLILVLGFLAANPETGRTLFGYTPLFGLDPVSHQGDRITGPLTGIWFVIFVLPMFLLTPDYPARLGMREALREGLTDLRQTLAELPKQKSMAAFLLANMIYTDGLVSLFAFGGIYAAGTFGWNTIQIGSFGIILAIAGTFGAWLGGKLDDSLGPKRVIAGSMLILLFAIVAILLVNKETIFFVEVAPPVPGGALFSSAAERAYLVLGCLIGAAGGPLQAASRTLLIRMAPKDRIAQYFGLFALTGKVTSFVGPLLIGLITAVTASQKTGMAVLVLFFAAGLALLARVRD; encoded by the coding sequence ATGGCGGTGATCGCTTCGGACGCAGGCATTGCCGGCATGCACCAGAACTACCCGCCGCGATCCGCCGTCATCAGCTGGATTTTCTTCGATTGGGCGGCTCAGCCTTATTTTACGCTGATCACCACCTTCGTGTTTGCGCCTTATTTTGCCACGCATGTGGCGTCGGACCCCGCCAGTGGACAGTCGCTGTGGGGCTTTGCCACGGCGGCGTCGGGGTTGACAATCGCGCTGTTGTCGCCGGTGCTGGGCGCGATCGCCGATGCCAGCGGCCGGCGCAAGCCGTGGATCGCGGCCTTCGGCGCGCTGCTGGTGATCGGCTCATGCCTGATGTGGTTCGGAAGGCCCGGCGACACCAGCGTGATTCCGGCGCTGCTGCTCGCCTACGGGATCGCGACCGTCGGCGTCGAATTCGCCACCGTCTTCAATAATGCGATGATGCCGACCCTGGTGCCGCCCGACCGGATCGGGCGATTGTCCGGCACCGGATGGGCCACCGGCTATGTCGGCGGCATCCTGAGCCTGATCCTGGTGCTCGGATTTCTCGCCGCCAATCCCGAGACCGGCCGAACGCTGTTCGGATACACGCCGCTGTTCGGGCTCGATCCCGTCAGCCATCAGGGCGACCGAATCACCGGGCCTCTGACCGGTATCTGGTTCGTCATCTTCGTGCTGCCGATGTTTTTGCTCACGCCGGATTATCCGGCAAGGCTTGGCATGCGCGAAGCGCTGCGCGAGGGCTTGACCGACCTGCGGCAAACGTTGGCCGAATTGCCCAAACAAAAATCGATGGCGGCGTTCCTGCTCGCCAACATGATCTACACGGATGGTTTGGTGTCGCTGTTCGCGTTCGGCGGCATCTACGCCGCCGGTACCTTCGGCTGGAATACCATCCAGATCGGCAGTTTCGGCATCATCCTGGCGATCGCCGGCACGTTCGGCGCATGGCTCGGCGGCAAGCTCGACGACAGCCTGGGGCCGAAACGCGTAATCGCGGGCAGCATGCTGATCCTGCTGTTTGCGATCGTCGCCATCCTGCTGGTGAACAAGGAAACGATCTTTTTCGTCGAGGTCGCGCCGCCGGTGCCCGGTGGGGCGCTGTTTTCTTCAGCCGCCGAGCGCGCCTATCTGGTGCTGGGATGTCTGATCGGCGCCGCCGGCGGGCCGCTGCAGGCGGCGTCGCGGACGTTGCTGATCCGGATGGCGCCGAAAGATCGTATTGCGCAATATTTCGGACTGTTCGCGCTGACCGGAAAGGTCACCTCGTTCGTCGGGCCGCTGCTGATCGGGTTGATAACGGCTGTTACCGCAAGCCAGAAAACGGGCATGGCGGTGCTGGTGCTGTTCTTCGCCGCGGGACTGGCGTTGCTGGCAAGGGTACGGGATTAA
- the purH gene encoding bifunctional phosphoribosylaminoimidazolecarboxamide formyltransferase/IMP cyclohydrolase, whose product MTDHPRRVTRALLSVSDKSGLIEFARALAGRGIDLVSTGGTAKAIAAAGLKVTDVSELTGFPEMMDGRVKTLHPKVHGGLLAIRDNAEHAEAMKAHGIAPIDLLVVNLYPFEATVDKGAGFEECIENIDIGGPAMIRAAAKNHDDVAVVVEPQDYQAVLDELAANAGATTLTLRRRLAAKAYARTAAYDAAISNWFANELKTEAPDFRAFGGRLSQALRYGENPHQTAAFYRTPDKRPGVATARQLQGKELSYNNINDTDAAYECIAEFDPARTAACVIVKHANPCGVAEGPDLVSAYRKAFACDTQSPYGGIIAVNRTLDAETARVITEILTEVIIAPDATEEAIAIIAKRRNLRLLLAGQLPDPRAAGLTAKTVAGGLLVQSRDNAVVDDIALKTVTRRAPSEAELQDLRFAFRVAKHVKSNTIVYAKDLATVGIGAGQMSRVDSARIAARKAQDAAEEAKLPFPMTRGSVVASDAFFPFADGLLVAIEAGATAVIQPGGSIRDDEVIKAADEAGIAMVFTGVRHFRH is encoded by the coding sequence ATGACCGACCATCCGCGCCGCGTGACCCGTGCCTTGCTGTCCGTTTCCGACAAATCAGGACTGATCGAATTCGCCCGCGCGCTGGCGGGCCGCGGCATCGATCTCGTCTCCACCGGCGGCACCGCCAAGGCGATTGCCGCGGCGGGGCTGAAGGTGACCGACGTTTCGGAACTGACCGGATTTCCCGAGATGATGGATGGCCGGGTCAAGACCCTGCATCCCAAGGTGCATGGCGGGCTGCTCGCGATCCGGGACAACGCCGAACATGCGGAAGCCATGAAGGCGCACGGCATCGCGCCGATCGACCTTTTGGTGGTCAATCTCTATCCGTTCGAGGCCACCGTCGACAAAGGCGCCGGCTTCGAGGAGTGCATCGAGAACATCGATATCGGCGGCCCTGCGATGATCCGCGCCGCGGCGAAGAACCACGACGATGTCGCGGTCGTGGTCGAGCCGCAGGATTATCAGGCGGTGCTCGACGAACTCGCCGCCAACGCGGGCGCGACCACATTGACGCTGCGGCGGCGTCTGGCCGCCAAGGCCTATGCCCGCACCGCCGCCTATGACGCGGCGATCTCGAACTGGTTCGCCAATGAGCTCAAGACCGAAGCGCCGGATTTCCGCGCTTTCGGCGGACGCCTGAGCCAGGCCTTGCGCTACGGCGAGAACCCGCACCAGACGGCGGCATTCTACCGCACGCCCGACAAACGCCCGGGCGTCGCCACCGCGCGGCAGCTGCAGGGCAAGGAACTGTCGTATAACAACATCAACGATACCGATGCGGCCTATGAATGCATTGCCGAGTTCGACCCGGCGCGCACTGCGGCCTGCGTCATCGTCAAGCACGCCAATCCCTGCGGCGTCGCCGAAGGTCCTGATCTCGTCAGCGCCTACCGCAAGGCGTTCGCCTGCGACACCCAGTCACCGTACGGCGGTATCATCGCCGTCAACCGCACGCTCGACGCCGAAACCGCGCGCGTCATCACCGAAATCCTGACCGAGGTCATCATCGCGCCCGATGCGACCGAAGAGGCCATCGCCATTATCGCCAAGCGGCGGAATTTGCGCCTGCTGCTGGCAGGCCAGCTGCCCGATCCGCGCGCGGCCGGCCTGACCGCGAAAACCGTCGCGGGCGGCTTGCTGGTGCAAAGCCGGGACAACGCGGTGGTCGATGACATCGCGCTGAAGACGGTGACCCGACGCGCGCCGAGCGAGGCTGAGCTGCAGGACCTGCGCTTTGCGTTCCGGGTGGCCAAGCACGTCAAATCGAATACGATCGTATACGCGAAAGATCTTGCCACCGTCGGGATCGGCGCCGGACAAATGAGCCGGGTAGATTCGGCGCGCATCGCCGCGCGCAAGGCGCAGGATGCTGCCGAGGAAGCAAAGCTGCCGTTTCCGATGACCAGAGGCTCCGTGGTCGCGTCCGACGCGTTTTTTCCGTTCGCCGACGGACTGTTGGTCGCGATCGAGGCCGGCGCCACCGCGGTGATTCAGCCTGGCGGATCGATTCGCGACGATGAAGTCATCAAGGCCGCGGACGAGGCCGGCATCGCCATGGTGTTTACGGGCGTGCGGCATTTCAGGCATTAG
- a CDS encoding heparinase II/III family protein: MNRFARSMMSRASGGSVALSRLWPGRTDRLIIAPHDLRTADATRAAEIYAGRFVFAGKIVTCHGRSIFDLEPPSEDWEVALLGFGWLRHLRAADTALTRANARSLVDDWISNPTHKRPVGRRADVLARRVISLLSQAPLVLGDTDGKFYRRYLRGLTREIRYLRYTMLDIPDGVPRLQVLIALCYASLCLANQARHIRSATRKLSDELQRQILPDGGHISRNPGALIELLIDLLPLRQTFAARNIAPPPALLNAIDRMMPMLRFFRHGDGAFALFNGMSSAPSDLLATLLAYDDTRGVPMANMPHTGFQRLDAGAMTVIMDTGPPPPPSVSHDAHAGCLSFELSSGPSRIVINCGMPSTGRDNWRAFARGTAAHSTLTYHDTSSCQFIELSAMKRLLQGAPIIGGPTNVESYREVVANGVLLTTSHDGYLERFGVVHRRVLMVAHDGSRLDGEDTVSPAPGARIKGNATDYALRFHLHPSVKASRLSDARGAMLVLPNRDVWTFEALDDKVELEDSVFLAGNDGPRRTAQIVIRQDSRHAPSVRWSFVRSASSPSATAAKRSARREPELPL, translated from the coding sequence ATGAACCGCTTCGCGCGGAGCATGATGTCGCGCGCAAGCGGCGGCTCGGTGGCGCTGTCGCGGCTGTGGCCGGGCCGCACCGATCGCCTCATCATCGCGCCGCACGACCTGCGCACCGCCGACGCCACCCGCGCCGCCGAAATCTATGCCGGCCGCTTTGTGTTCGCCGGCAAGATCGTGACCTGCCACGGACGCTCGATCTTCGATCTCGAGCCGCCGTCGGAAGATTGGGAAGTGGCGCTGCTCGGCTTCGGATGGCTGCGGCATTTGCGCGCCGCCGACACCGCGCTGACCCGCGCCAATGCGCGCTCGCTGGTCGATGACTGGATTTCGAATCCGACGCACAAACGGCCGGTCGGCCGCCGCGCCGACGTGCTGGCGCGCCGCGTCATCTCGCTGTTGTCGCAGGCGCCGCTGGTGCTCGGCGACACCGACGGCAAATTTTATCGGCGTTACCTGCGCGGGCTGACCCGCGAAATCCGCTATCTGCGCTACACCATGCTGGATATTCCCGACGGCGTGCCGCGGCTGCAGGTGCTGATCGCGCTGTGCTACGCCTCGCTCTGCCTCGCCAACCAGGCGCGGCACATCCGCTCCGCCACCCGCAAGCTGTCCGACGAACTGCAGCGGCAGATCCTTCCCGATGGCGGCCACATCTCGCGCAATCCCGGCGCGCTGATCGAACTGTTGATCGACCTGTTGCCGCTGCGGCAGACCTTTGCCGCCCGCAACATCGCGCCGCCGCCGGCGCTGTTGAACGCGATCGACCGCATGATGCCGATGCTGCGTTTCTTCCGTCACGGCGACGGCGCCTTCGCGCTATTCAACGGCATGAGCAGCGCGCCATCGGATCTGCTGGCGACTCTGCTCGCCTATGACGACACCCGCGGCGTGCCGATGGCGAACATGCCGCACACCGGCTTTCAGCGCCTCGACGCCGGCGCGATGACGGTCATCATGGACACCGGCCCGCCGCCGCCGCCAAGCGTCAGTCACGACGCCCATGCCGGCTGCCTGTCGTTTGAATTGTCGTCGGGGCCAAGCCGGATCGTCATCAATTGCGGCATGCCCTCGACCGGCCGCGACAACTGGCGCGCCTTTGCGCGCGGCACGGCGGCGCATTCGACCCTGACCTATCACGATACGTCGTCCTGCCAGTTCATCGAACTCTCGGCGATGAAGCGGCTGTTGCAGGGCGCCCCGATCATCGGCGGCCCGACCAATGTGGAGAGCTATCGCGAGGTGGTCGCCAACGGCGTGCTGCTGACGACGTCGCATGACGGCTATCTCGAGCGGTTCGGCGTGGTGCATCGCCGGGTGCTGATGGTCGCGCATGATGGCTCGAGGCTCGACGGCGAGGACACCGTGTCGCCGGCGCCGGGCGCCCGCATCAAGGGCAACGCGACCGACTACGCGCTGCGGTTTCATCTGCACCCCTCGGTGAAGGCGAGCCGGCTCAGCGACGCACGCGGCGCGATGCTGGTGCTGCCGAACCGCGACGTCTGGACCTTCGAGGCGCTCGACGACAAGGTCGAACTGGAAGACAGCGTGTTTCTGGCCGGCAATGACGGCCCGCGCCGCACGGCGCAGATCGTGATCCGGCAGGATTCCCGACACGCCCCCAGCGTCCGCTGGAGCTTCGTGCGCTCGGCGTCGTCGCCCTCGGCCACCGCGGCCAAACGCAGCGCAAGGCGCGAGCCGGAACTACCATTGTAG
- a CDS encoding RsmB/NOP family class I SAM-dependent RNA methyltransferase translates to MPSQRFALPPEVPGLAARRIAADILDGVLHKHRTLDEQLDGAAAHPGLKTLSDRDRALMRRLVATILRRLGTLGHVLSRLLDRGVPTDAPRAQSALLIGAAQILWMDVPDHAAVDLSVRLVQSDRRAAKYAGLVNAVLRRCAREGQPLIEEVKSQTLDVPEWLLARWTAHYGADTAREIAVAIGHEPSLDITVKSDAAQWATRLHGETLPTGTVRTLLQGSVTMLPGFAEGQWWVQDAAAALPARLFGDVAGKTIADLCAAPGGKTAQLAQAGARVTAVDRSVGRMARLRDNLARLALEAATVVGDAAEWHGGSDGGAFDGILIDAPCTSTGTIRRHPDVAWLRQEADIAALAALQKRLLQKAVTLLKPGGTLVYCTCSLEPEEGEQAIAALLGAESAMRRAPIEASEVAGLAEILTAEGDLRTLPCHLPHQDPRLGGLDGFYAARLVKS, encoded by the coding sequence ATGCCTTCTCAACGATTCGCCCTGCCACCCGAGGTGCCCGGTCTCGCGGCGCGCCGGATCGCGGCGGACATTCTCGACGGCGTCCTGCATAAGCACCGGACACTCGACGAACAACTCGACGGCGCCGCCGCGCATCCCGGGCTGAAAACGCTTTCCGATCGCGACCGCGCCTTGATGCGGCGGCTGGTCGCCACAATTTTGCGGCGGCTCGGCACGCTCGGCCATGTATTGTCGCGGCTACTCGATCGCGGCGTTCCGACCGACGCGCCGCGCGCGCAAAGCGCGCTTTTGATCGGCGCGGCGCAAATTCTCTGGATGGATGTGCCCGATCATGCCGCGGTCGATCTGTCGGTGCGGCTGGTGCAGTCGGACCGGCGCGCCGCGAAATATGCCGGGCTCGTCAATGCGGTGCTGCGCCGCTGCGCGCGCGAGGGCCAACCGCTAATCGAGGAGGTCAAGTCGCAGACGCTCGATGTTCCCGAGTGGCTGCTGGCACGCTGGACCGCCCATTATGGCGCGGACACTGCAAGAGAGATTGCGGTGGCGATCGGTCATGAGCCGTCGCTCGATATCACCGTGAAGTCCGACGCCGCGCAATGGGCGACGCGCCTGCACGGCGAAACGCTGCCGACCGGAACCGTGCGCACGCTGCTGCAAGGCTCGGTGACGATGCTGCCGGGTTTTGCCGAGGGACAATGGTGGGTGCAGGACGCCGCCGCCGCCTTGCCGGCGCGTCTGTTCGGCGACGTCGCCGGCAAAACCATCGCCGATCTCTGCGCCGCCCCCGGCGGCAAGACCGCGCAACTCGCCCAGGCCGGCGCCCGTGTCACCGCGGTCGACCGTTCGGTCGGCCGCATGGCGCGGCTGCGCGACAATTTGGCGCGGCTGGCGCTGGAGGCCGCAACCGTGGTCGGCGATGCCGCCGAATGGCACGGGGGAAGCGACGGCGGCGCCTTCGACGGCATCCTGATCGACGCCCCCTGCACCTCGACCGGCACCATCCGCCGTCACCCCGACGTCGCCTGGCTGCGGCAGGAGGCCGACATCGCCGCGCTGGCGGCGCTGCAGAAGCGCCTGCTGCAAAAGGCGGTCACGCTGCTCAAGCCCGGCGGGACGCTCGTCTACTGCACCTGTTCGCTGGAACCGGAAGAGGGCGAACAGGCCATTGCGGCGCTGCTCGGTGCCGAATCGGCCATGCGCCGCGCGCCGATCGAAGCCAGCGAGGTCGCGGGCCTCGCCGAAATCCTCACCGCGGAAGGCGATCTACGCACCCTGCCCTGCCACTTGCCGCACCAGGACCCCCGGCTGGGCGGGCTCGACGGCTTTTACGCCGCGCGGCTGGTTAAATCCTGA
- a CDS encoding DUF1674 domain-containing protein, whose product MTDDPSLPDPEPGRKKLSPAARRALAEAEARRKTAEANAVPAPKEFQGPKGPEPTRYGDWENKGIASDF is encoded by the coding sequence ATGACCGACGATCCTTCACTGCCTGACCCTGAACCGGGCCGCAAAAAGCTCTCGCCGGCGGCGAGGCGCGCGCTCGCCGAGGCCGAAGCGCGCAGAAAAACCGCCGAGGCCAACGCCGTGCCCGCGCCAAAGGAATTTCAGGGCCCCAAGGGCCCGGAACCAACCCGCTACGGCGACTGGGAAAACAAAGGCATTGCCTCGGATTTTTGA
- a CDS encoding L,D-transpeptidase — translation MSLRIAVALVATIGAGMLVTTEAQARPDVVDFRGDYSPGTIVVRTNERRLYLVVDPYHAVRYPIGVGRSGKQWAGTTQIDGKYRNPAWSPPAEIRRDKPSMPDVIPGGSPRNPMGVAAMTLAGGEYAIHGTNRPGSVGGFVSYGCIRMLNPDITDLYQRVSVGTTVVVTR, via the coding sequence ATGTCGTTGAGAATTGCGGTGGCTCTCGTGGCCACCATCGGGGCGGGAATGCTGGTGACGACCGAGGCCCAGGCGCGGCCGGACGTGGTCGATTTCCGGGGCGACTATTCGCCGGGGACGATCGTGGTGAGGACCAATGAACGCCGGCTCTACCTGGTGGTCGATCCCTACCACGCCGTCCGTTATCCCATCGGTGTCGGCAGGTCCGGCAAGCAATGGGCCGGCACCACCCAGATCGACGGCAAGTATCGCAATCCGGCCTGGTCGCCGCCGGCGGAAATCAGGCGTGACAAGCCGTCGATGCCGGACGTCATTCCCGGCGGCTCGCCGCGCAACCCGATGGGCGTCGCTGCGATGACGCTGGCCGGCGGGGAATACGCCATTCACGGCACCAACAGGCCGGGTTCGGTCGGCGGTTTTGTCTCCTATGGCTGCATCCGGATGCTGAACCCCGATATCACCGATCTTTACCAGCGTGTCTCGGTCGGCACGACCGTGGTGGTGACGCGCTGA
- a CDS encoding glutathione S-transferase family protein translates to MGVMVDGAWRREDGFPADASGRFTRPASPLRNWITPDGSPGPSGRGGFAAEPGRYHLYVSLACPWAHRTLIFRALKGLGEAISLSVVHWFMGVDGWTFDPGPGVIADPIHHARFLHQVYAAGDPAYTGRVTVPVLWDRKTGQIVNNESSEIIRMLNSAFDGAGALPGDFYPADLRDDIDALNVRIYDTVNNGVYRAGFARSQSAYDEAVMSLFATLDWLEARLSRRRWLLGDRLTEADWRLFTTLIRFDTVYVGHFKCNIRRIADYKHLQRYLKELYRQPLIAETVNLFHIKHHYYESHRHINPSGIVPAGPVLDL, encoded by the coding sequence ATGGGTGTCATGGTCGACGGCGCATGGCGCCGGGAAGATGGGTTTCCGGCCGACGCGTCCGGGCGGTTCACCCGCCCGGCCTCGCCGCTGCGCAACTGGATCACGCCGGATGGATCTCCCGGGCCGAGCGGTCGCGGCGGTTTTGCCGCCGAGCCAGGGCGCTACCATCTCTATGTGTCGCTGGCCTGTCCGTGGGCGCACCGCACCCTGATCTTTCGCGCGCTCAAGGGCCTCGGGGAGGCGATCAGCCTGTCGGTGGTCCACTGGTTCATGGGCGTCGATGGCTGGACGTTCGATCCAGGTCCCGGCGTGATCGCGGACCCGATCCACCACGCCAGGTTCCTACACCAGGTCTATGCCGCCGGCGATCCGGCCTATACCGGGCGCGTCACCGTTCCCGTGCTGTGGGACCGCAAGACCGGGCAGATCGTCAACAATGAATCGTCCGAGATCATCCGGATGCTGAACTCGGCCTTCGACGGGGCCGGAGCTTTGCCCGGCGATTTCTATCCCGCCGATCTGCGTGACGACATCGATGCGCTGAACGTGCGGATCTACGACACCGTTAACAACGGCGTCTACCGCGCGGGTTTTGCGCGCAGCCAATCCGCCTACGACGAAGCCGTAATGTCGCTGTTCGCGACGCTCGACTGGCTCGAGGCGAGGCTGTCACGGCGGCGTTGGCTGCTCGGCGACCGCTTGACGGAAGCAGACTGGCGACTGTTCACCACCCTGATCCGCTTCGACACCGTCTATGTCGGGCACTTCAAATGCAACATCCGCCGCATCGCCGACTACAAGCATCTACAGCGCTATCTGAAAGAACTTTATCGGCAGCCGCTGATCGCGGAGACCGTGAACCTGTTCCACATCAAGCATCATTACTACGAAAGCCATCGCCACATTAATCCCAGCGGCATCGTGCCGGCGGGACCGGTGCTGGATTTGTAA